From a region of the Asterias amurensis chromosome 2, ASM3211899v1 genome:
- the LOC139950954 gene encoding cytochrome P450 2U1-like, which produces MLNQIVDLLQMVGWQTAILFLVVFFVGLYWIQQPVNLPPGPTGWPVVGCAFNVQKGKTHIAFTEWSKQYGDVISVRLGRKLFIVLNDLRSIKKALHEQADVFSDRFVPHFTKLMGVKGSFLFEDGPIWKERRRFGLGALRTFGMGKKSIEHSINEESRYLLDVFADRKGKPFDPAHLVNNAVSNIICKVCFGYRFDYSDPKFAELIGRLREQLSQNGPTSAFNIFEWVLHTPLMNRSIGNARKTFDFVRGIIQDHHKSYDENDIRDIIDMGIAEVRQSESKEKHDDGRNFTDIFNDGALCRSIVDLFIAGTDTTTNTLLWTLMYMALHPDMQKKVQSEIDDVTGGSRQPLMADSPNMPYTNAVILETQRIRPVAPLAVPHKTRDDTTLDGYTIPKKTCILVNIWAVHHDPATWTEPEKYKPARFLSADGKSVIQHKSLIPFGTGRRACLGENLAKSELLLFLVNVLQQFTVTFPEGKPIPSEDGSAGFVLSSRPYELCATRRS; this is translated from the exons ATGTTGAACCAAATCGTAGACTTGCTCCAAATGGTTGGTTGGCAAACGGCTATTCTCTTCCTCGTTGTGTTCTTCGTTGGACTGTACTGGATTCAGCAGCCTGTGAATCTTCCACCAGGACCGACTGGTTGGCCAGTCGTGGGCTGTGCATTCAACGTACAGAAAGGCAAAACTCATATTGCTTTCACCGAATGGTCCAAGCAGTATGGAGATGTGATAAGCGTTCGACTCGGCCGTAAGCTCTTCATTGTTCTAAATGATTTACGCAGCATCAAGAAGGCCTTGCATGAGCAAGCTGATGTATTTTCTGACAGATTTGTTCCACATTTTACAAAGCTAATGGGAGTAAAAG GcagttttctttttgaagacGGTCCCATCTGGAAGGAGCGTCGTCGGTTTGGTCTCGGGGCTCTGAGAACCTTTGGTATGGGCAAGAAAAGCATCGAGCATTCCATCAACGAGGAATCACGGTACCTCCTTGACGTCTTCGCAGACCGAAAAGGAAAACCATTCGACCCAGCCCACCTCGTCAACAATGCCGTCTCCAACATCATTTGTAAAGTTTGCTTTGGGTATAGGTTCGACTACTCGGACCCCAAGTTCGCTGAACTTATTGGTCGTCTCAGAGAGCAGTTGTCTCAAAATGGTCCTACGTCAGCCTTTAATATCTTCGAATGGGTTTTGCATACACCATTAATGAATCGGTCAATAGGAAACGCCCGAAAAACCTTTGACTTCGTCCGTGGAATTATTCAG GACCATCATAAATCGTACGATGAAAATGACATCCGGGATATTATTGACATGGGAATTGCCGAGGTCAGGCAGTCAGAAAGCAAGGAAAAACATGACGACGGTCGAAACTTCACGGATATCTTCAACGACGGTGCACTTTGTCGAAGTATTGTAGATTTATTCATCGCTGGTACCGATACAACCACTAACACTCTGCTTTGGACCTTGATGTACATGGCTCTCCATCCTGATATGCAAAAGAAG GTTCAGTCTGagattgatgacgtcactggAGGGAGTCGTCAGCCCCTAATGGCGGACAGTCCAAACATGCCGTACACCAATGCCGTTATCTTGGAGACTCAACGCATTCGTCCCGTGGCTCCTTTAGCGGTTCCACACAAAACGAGGGATGACACGACACTGGACGGGTATACCATTCCGAAAAAGACAT GCATACTCGTCAACATCTGGGCGGTACATCATGATCCTGCTACGTGGACAGAGCCAGAGAAATACAAACCAGCCCGGTTCCTCTCTGCTGATGGAAAGAGTGTCATTCAACACAAATCACTCATTCCATTTGGAACAG GTCGCCGTGCCTGTTTGGGTGAAAATCTCGCCAAGTCAGAGCTCTTGCTTTTCTTGGTCAATGTCTTGCAACAATTCACCGTTACCTTTCCAGAGGGTAAACCAATCCCGTCAGAGGATGGATCAGCTGGTTTTGTACTCAGCTCCAGACCTTACGAACTGTGCGCCACCAGGCGTTCATAA
- the LOC139950886 gene encoding cytochrome P450 2U1-like, protein MLNQVVDLLQMVGWQTAILFLVVFFVGLYWIQQPVNLPPGPTGWPVVGCAFNVQKGKTHVAFTEWSKQYGDVISFRLGRKLFIVLNDLRSIKKALHEQADVFSDRFVPHFTKLMGVKGSFLFEDGPIWKERRRFGLGALRTFGMGKKSIEHSINEESRYLLDVFADRKGKPFDPAHLVNNAVSNIICKVCFGYRFDYSDPKFAELIGRLREQLSQNGPTSAFNIFEWVLHTPLMNRTIGNARKTFDFVRGIIQDHHKSYDENDIRDIIDMGIAEVRQSESKEKHDDGRNFTDIFNDGALCRSIVDLFIAGTDTTTNTLLWTLMYMALHPDMQKKVQSEIDDVTGGSRQPLMADSPNMPYTNAVILETQRIRPVAPLAVPHKTRDDTTLDGYTIPKKTCILVNIWAVHHDPATWTEPEKYNPARFLSADGKSVIQHKSLIPFGTGRRACLGENLAKSELFLFLVNILQQFTVTFPEDKPIPSEDGSAGFVLSSRPYELCATRRS, encoded by the exons ATGTTGAACCAAGTCGTAGACTTGCTCCAAATGGTTGGTTGGCAAACGGCTATTCTCTTCCTCGTTGTGTTCTTCGTTGGACTGTACTGGATTCAGCAGCCTGTGAATCTTCCACCAGGACCGACTGGTTGGCCAGTCGTGGGCTGTGCATTCAACGTACAGAAAGGCAAAACTCATGTTGCTTTCACCGAATGGTCCAAGCAGTACGGAGATGTGATAAGCTTTCGACTTGGCCGTAAGCTCTTCATTGTTCTAAATGATTTACGCAGCATCAAGAAGGCCTTGCATGAGCAAGCTGATGTATTTTCTGACAGATTTGTTCCACACTTTACAAAGCTGATGGGAGTGAAAG GCAGTTTCCTTTTTGAAGACGGTCCCATCTGGAAGGAGCGTCGTCGGTTTGGTCTCGGGGCTCTGAGAACCTTTGGTATGGGCAAGAAAAGCATCGAGCATTCCATCAACGAGGAATCACGGTACCTCCTTGACGTCTTCGCAGACCGAAAAGGAAAACCATTCGACCCAGCCCACCTCGTCAACAATGCCGTCTCCAACATCATTTGTAAAGTTTGCTTTGGGTATAGGTTCGACTACTCGGACCCCAAGTTCGCTGAACTTATTGGTCGTCTCAGAGAGCAGTTGTCTCAAAATGGTCCTACGTCAGCCTTTAATATCTTCGAATGGGTTTTGCACACACCATTAATGAATCGAACAATAGGAAACGCCCGAAAAACCTTTGACTTCGTCCGTGGAATTATTCAG GACCATCATAAATCGTACGATGAAAATGACATCCGGGATATTATTGACATGGGAATTGCCGAGGTCAGGCAGTCAGAAAGCAAGGAAAAACATGACGACGGTCGAAACTTCACGGATATCTTCAACGACGGTGCACTTTGTCGAAGTATTGTAGATTTATTCATCGCTGGTACCGATACAACCACTAACACTCTGCTTTGGACCTTGATGTACATGGCTCTCCATCCTGATATGCAAAAGAAG GTTCAGTCTGagattgatgacgtcactggAGGGAGTCGTCAGCCCCTAATGGCGGACAGTCCAAACATGCCGTACACCAATGCCGTTATCTTGGAGACTCAACGCATTCGTCCCGTGGCTCCTTTAGCGGTTCCACACAAAACGAGGGACGACACGACACTGGACGGGTATACCATTCCGAAAAAGACAT GCATACTCGTCAACATCTGGGCGGTACATCATGATCCTGCTACGTGGACAGAGCCAGAGAAATACAACCCAGCCCGGTTCCTCTCTGCTGATGGCAAGAGTGTCATTCAACACAAATCACTCATTCCATTTGGAACAG GTCGCCGTGCCTGTTTGGGTGAAAATCTCGCCAAGTCAGAGCTCTTTCTTTTCTTGGTCAATATCCTGCAACAATTCACCGTTACCTTTCCAGAGGATAAACCAATCCCGTCAGAGGATGGATCAGCTGGTTTTGTACTCAGCTCCAGACCTTACGAGCTGTGCGCCACCAGGCGTTCATAA